The following are from one region of the Gemmatimonadota bacterium genome:
- a CDS encoding putative addiction module antidote protein, whose product MTKKQVLKHTVSYEEGLIKALEDPEEARAYLEVALDECEASGETSGLLLALRDVAQAQGGVGALAERAGLNREHLYRVLSSRSKPKLDNLMAIISALGFRLRLDCIKL is encoded by the coding sequence ATGACTAAAAAACAGGTCTTGAAACACACGGTCAGTTACGAAGAAGGACTGATAAAAGCACTTGAAGATCCCGAAGAAGCTCGGGCTTATCTGGAAGTCGCACTGGATGAGTGTGAAGCAAGCGGTGAGACCTCTGGGCTGTTATTGGCCTTGCGCGACGTCGCCCAGGCACAAGGTGGGGTTGGTGCATTGGCAGAACGCGCCGGATTGAACCGCGAACATCTCTACCGCGTGCTTTCGAGTCGCAGCAAACCGAAACTCGACAATCTGATGGCTATTATCTCTGCCCTGGGGTTTCGGTTGAGGTTAGATTGTATCAAGCTGTAG